One stretch of Harmonia axyridis chromosome 1, icHarAxyr1.1, whole genome shotgun sequence DNA includes these proteins:
- the LOC123676787 gene encoding uncharacterized protein LOC123676787 has protein sequence MPRMKRSFIWDFFTKNDTGEAQCDTCLRKIAVNGGSTSNLIKHLKCKHKDIWPDQSSIDNDLMTKEAYIGKEEYIVLQGENYEYLQEDDDKLDMQEETRFEILPAPKPKKPKVSLVDDEFNPKFSSSRSLPSKSNRESRDTRESRDLRDDSLEIFSRYMISLMRDIPKKKCEEAQLKIVSVILEAKRDVESQEKQEVETRENVN, from the exons ATGCCGAGAATGAAAAGGAGTTTCATTTGGGATTTCTTCACCAAAAACGATACAGGAGAAGCACAATGTGATACTTGCCTCAGGAAGATAGCAGTGAATGGCGGATCGACATCAAATTTGATTAAGCATCTGAAATGCAAACACAAAGATATTTGG CCAGATCAATCGTCAATAGACAATGATCTTATGACAAAAGAAGCATATATAGGAAAAGAAGAATATATAGTACTACAAGGCGAAAACTATGAGTATTTGCAAGAGGATGATGATAAACTGGATATGCAAGAAGAAACCCGCTTTGAAATATTACCCGCACCAAAACCAAAAAAACCTAAGGTTTCTCTTGTAGACGATGAGTTCAATCCGAAATTCTCTTCTTCAAGAAGTCTTCCTTCAAAATCAAACAGGGAATCGAGAGATACAAGGGAATCAAGGGATTTGAGGGATGACTCATTGGAGATTTTCTCCAGATATATGATTTCCTTGATGAGAGAtataccgaaaaaaaaatgtgaagaaGCCCAACTGAAAATAGTATCTGTGATTCTTGAAGCGAAAAGAGATGTTGAATCTCAAGAGAAACAGGAGGTTGAGACTAGAGAAAATGTGAATTAG